A stretch of Colletotrichum lupini chromosome 2, complete sequence DNA encodes these proteins:
- a CDS encoding transposase, which translates to ANRYNIDKTSILEGKGFNSLVLGKVETIVVQKKELGLRA; encoded by the coding sequence gctaataggtataatatagataagactagtatcctagagggcaagggatttaatagcctgGTTTTGGGTAAGGTAGAGACCATAGTAGTgcaaaaaaaagagcttggTTTGCGTgcttag